One window of Bos indicus isolate NIAB-ARS_2022 breed Sahiwal x Tharparkar chromosome 20, NIAB-ARS_B.indTharparkar_mat_pri_1.0, whole genome shotgun sequence genomic DNA carries:
- the PTGER4 gene encoding prostaglandin E2 receptor EP4 subtype, with translation MTAPGTNASSSQASNPLNSPVTIPAVMFIFGVVGNLVAIVVLCKSRKEQKETTFYTLVCGLAVTDLLGTLLVSPVTIATYLKGQWPGGHALCEYSTFILLFFGLSGLSIICAMSIERYLAINHAYFYSHYVDKRLAGLTLFAVYASNVLFCALPSMGLGSSRLQYPATWCFIDWTTNVTAHAAFSYMYAGFSSFLILATVLCNVLVCGALLRMHRQFMRRTSLGTEQQHHAAAAAVALAPTACRAPPAASSPALPRLSDFRRRRSFRRIAGAEIQMVILLIATSLVVLICSIPLVVRVFVNQLYRPQLEPVISKNPDLQAIRIASVNPILDPWIYILLRKTVLSKAIEKIKCLFCRIGGSRRERSGPHCSDSRRTSSAVSGHSRSFLSRELKEISSTSQTLLYTPELSENGLGGGRNLLPGVPGVGLTQIDSTSLRTLRISETSDSSQGQDSESFLLVDEVGGSCRAGPAPKGSSLQVTFPSETLNLSEKCI, from the exons ATGACCGCCCCTGGGACCAATGCATCATCCTCCCAGGCCTCCAACCCACTGAACAGCCCAGTGACCATCCCGGCGGTGATGTTCATCTTCGGGGTCGTGGGCAACCTGGTGGCCATCGTGGTGCTCTGTAAGTCGCGCAAAGAGCAGAAGGAGACAACTTTCTACACACTGGTATGCGGGCTGGCGGTCACCGACCTGCTGGGTACGTTGCTGGTGAGCCCGGTGACCATCGCCACCTACTTGAAGGGCCAATGGCCCGGGGGCCACGCGCTGTGCGAATACAGCACCTTCATCCTGCTCTTCTTTGGCCTGTCGGGGCTCAGCATCATCTGTGCGATGAGTATTGAGCGCTACCTGGCCATCAACCACGCCTACTTCTACAGCCACTACGTGGACAAGCGGCTGGCGGGGCTCACGCTCTTCGCGGTCTACGCGTCCAACGTGCTCTTCTGCGCGCTGCCCAGCATGGGCCTGGGCAGTTCGCGGCTGCAGTACCCGGCCACCTGGTGCTTCATCGACTGGACCACCAACGTGACAGCGCACGCCGCCTTCTCCTACATGTATGCGGGCTTCAGTTCCTTCCTCATCCTCGCCACCGTGCTCTGCAACGTGCTCGTGTGCGGCGCGCTGCTCCGCATGCACCGCCAGTTCATGCGCCGCACCTCGCTGGGCACCGAGCAGCAGCACcacgcggccgccgccgccgtcgcCTTGGCCCCGACAGCCTGCCGGGCTCCCCCGGCCGCCTCCTCCCCCGCCCTGCCGCGCCTCAGCGACTTTCGCCGCCGCCGGAGCTTCCGCCGCATCGCGGGCGCCGAGATCCAGATGGTCATCTTACTCATCGCCACCTCTCTGGTGGTGCTCATCTGCTCCATCCCGCTTGTG GTGCGAGTGTTCGTCAACCAGTTATATCGGCCGCAACTGGAGCCAGTCATCAGCAAAAACCCTGATTTGCAGGCCATCCGAATTGCTTCTGTGAACCCCATCCTGGACCCCTGGATATACATCCTCCTGCGGAAGACAGTGCTCAGTAAAGCCATAGAGAAGATCAAATGCCTCTTCTGCCGCATCGGCGGGTCGCGCCGGGAGCGTTCGGGGCCGCACTGCTCAGACAGCAGAAGGACGTCCTCCGCCGTGTCCGGCCACTCCCGCTCCTTCCTCTCCCGGGAGCTGAAAGAGATCAGCAGCACGTCGCAGACCCTCCTGTACACGCCAGAACTCAGTGAAAACGGCCTCGGGGGAGGCAGGAATCTGCTGCCAGGTGTGCCCGGCGTGGGCCTGACCCAAATAGACAGCACGTCGCTTAGGACTCTGCGAATATCGGAGACCTCAGACTCCTCACAGGGGCAGGACTCGGAGAGCTTCTTACTGGTGGACGAGGTTGGCGGGAGCTGCAGGGCTGGGCCCGCCCCCAAGGGGAGCTCCCTGCAAGTCACGTTTCCCAGTGAAACGCTGAACTTATCAGAAAAATGTATATAG